From the Cucurbita pepo subsp. pepo cultivar mu-cu-16 chromosome LG05, ASM280686v2, whole genome shotgun sequence genome, one window contains:
- the LOC111794486 gene encoding protein SODIUM POTASSIUM ROOT DEFECTIVE 3-like encodes MKRFDLFCKSRASTAVRSSFGCRPVAGDVNSGDWRKGQLHFEKPRKSTSVSSVNRKNHIDLRRKSCADMDDLKNSSVSGSSSRYLLGDSPFINCLPATAVEDFSQAPAMMSHGSKKASSLSRSLSVHESPSSVLESPVLKTSSSAHSRVVVLKVSLNCKGCEKKVKRHISKMEGVISYSVDFTTKKVTIIGDVRPVDVLASVSKVKHAELWPSPSFSSSSSSLTPQCSSSSTTRTF; translated from the exons ATGAAAAGATTTGACCTTTTCTGCAAATCCAGAGCTTCCACGGCGGTTCGTTCAAGCTTTGGCTGCCGTCCGGTCGCCGGAGATGTCAATTCCGGCGATTGGAGAAAAGGGCAGCTTCATTTTGAAAAGCCCAGAAAGAGTACGAGTGTTTCCTCTGTGAATCGAAAGAATCATATCGATTTACGAAGAAAAAGCTGTGCGGATATGGATGATTTGAAGAACAGCTCTGTTTCTGGTTCTTCTTCTCGTTATCTGTTGGGCGATTCGCCGTTTATTAACTGTCTTCCGGCAACCGCCGTCGAGGATTTTTCTCAGGCTCCGGCGATGATGAGCCATGGTTCTAAGAAAGCTTCTTCGTTGAGTCGTTCGTTAAGTGTCCATGAATCTCCTTCCTCTGTTCTTGAATCCCCTGTTCTGAAAACTTCTTCTTCAGCTCACTCTCGT GTGGTGGTTTTGAAGGTGTCATTGAACTGCAAAGGCTGCGAAAAGAAGGTGAAAAGGCATATCTCCAAGATGGAAG GAGTGATATCATATAGTGTGGATTTCACGACAAAGAAAGTGACCATAATTGGGGATGTGAGGCCTGTGGATGTGCTGGCCAGTGTGTCCAAAGTTAAGCATGCAGAGCTCTGGCCATCGCCaagtttttcttcttcgtcttcttctttaaCGCCACAatgttcatcatcatcaacaacaagaacattcTAA
- the LOC111794464 gene encoding DNA repair protein RAD51 homolog 4: MAPLKSLEQLHPIIDTTFQSFCASHGIFTVEDFLIHDLYVLAAFAEHQPESEKLKQGITQILSVINAERQPWMNGLELLEDARENKHVLSTGFEGVDTLLGGGLREGLLTEIVGPSSSGKTQVCLRAASNVATNYNAKVFYLDTGNSFSPQRISGFVNWKSGPSIARTGQNMLQQVMSSISCHSVYDIFTFFDVLHQLEFNLRSQTCKGDRRVQLLIVDSISSLITPILGGSSSQGHALMVSAGSLLKKIAHEYNIAVLVINHTVGGDRGTSKPALGESWKSVPHVRLQLSRDPGSSVCQASILKHSSMASGMTARFVIYE, from the exons atggcgCCATTAAAATCTCTGGAGCAGCTTCACCCAATCATAGACACTACTTTTCAGAGCTTTTGTGCTTCACACGGCATTTTCACTG TGGAGGATTTCCTCATCCATGACCTCTACGTTTTAGCTGCTTTCGCCGAGCATCAGCCTGAGTCAGAGAAATTGAAGCAG GGGATTACCCAAATCCTTTCTGTAATTAATGCTGAGCGACAGCCATGGATGAACGGTTTGGAACTTTTGGAAGATGCTAGAGAAAATAAGCATGTTCTATCCACTGGTTTTGAAGG GGTTGATACTTTGCTTGGAGGTGGATTACGTGAGGGGCTGTTGACGGAAATTGTTGGGCCATCATCTTCTGGTAAAACTCAG GTTTGCCTGCGAGCTGCTTCAAATGTGGCAACGAACTACAATGCAAAGGTTTTCTACTTGGACACAGGGAATTCCTTTTCCCCCCAACGCATCTCAGGCTTTGTTAATTGGAAATCCGGACCTTCCATAGCTCGG ACTGGGCAGAACATGCTTCAACAAGTAATGAGCAGCATTTCATGCCACTCTGTGTACGACATTTTCACATTCTTTGATGTGCTGCATCAGCTTGAATTCAATTTGAGATCCCAG ACGTGCAAAGGGGATCGAAGAGTGCAGTTACTGATAGTAGATTCGATTTCTTCACTAATTACACCTATCCTTGGTGGAAGTAGTTCACAGG GACATGCTTTGATGGTATCTGCTGGATCGCTATTGAAGAAAATAGCTCATGAATATAATATTGCAGTACTA GTAATAAACCACACGGTGGGTGGAGATAGAGGTACTTCAAAACCTGCCTTAGGAGAGAGTTGGAAGAGTGTTCCACACGTGAGGCTTCAGCTTTCCCGAGATCCAGGGAGCAGTGTCTGCCAAGCTTCAATATTAAAACACTCATCCATG GCATCTGGTATGACTGCAAGATTCGTAatttatgaatga
- the LOC111794458 gene encoding UDP-galactose/UDP-glucose transporter 5B, with the protein MAEPSEKDHKLWKGVVAVAGIMTTLVTYGVLQEKIMRVPYGEHKDYFKHSLFLVFCNRITTSAVSAGVLLASKKTVDPVAPVYTYCLVSITNILTTTCQYEALKYVSFPVQTLAKCAKMIPVMVWGTIIMQKKYKSHDYLLAVLVTLGCSIFVLYPASADLSPYDNGRESTVWGVSLMVGYLGFDGFTSTFQDKLFKGYNMDIHNQIFYTTLCSCILSLTGLILQGHLLPAIDFVYVHKDCFFDIAFLSTVATASQFFISYTIRTFGALTFATIMTTRQLVSIMLSCVWFSHPLSWEQCTGAVLVFGSIYARSFLRNAPQKPSTSETVESRSSSPTSQLSSPGNRSSSPMNRSSSPMKEGP; encoded by the exons ATGGCCGAACCTAGCGAGAAAGATCATAAGCTATGGAAAGGGGTAGTTGCAGTAGCTGGAATCATGACTACCCTTGTCACCTATGGAGTCTTACAG GAAAAGATCATGAGAGTTCCATATGGGGAGCATAAAGATTATTTCAAGCACtccttgtttcttgttttttgtaaTCGTATCACTACTTCTGCAGTTTCTGCAGGTGTTCTACTG GCAAGTAAAAAGACAGTGGACCCTGTCGCTCCAGTTTATACGTACTGCCTTGTTTCGATAACAAATATACTGACAACCACGTGTCAGTACGAG GCGCTTAAGTATGTCAGCTTTCCAGTTCAGACTCTGGCAAAGTGTGCTAAAATGATACCTGTCATG GTGTGGGGCACCATCATTatgcaaaagaaatataagagTCATGATTATTTGCTGGCTGTTCTTGTGACCCTGGGTTGCTCGATATTTGTTCTCTACCCG GCTTCAGCTGATCTTAGTCCATACGATAACGGAAGGGAAAGCACGGTTTGGGGTGTCTCACTTATGGTTGGTTATCTCGG GTTTGATGGCTTTACAAGCACATTCCAAGATAAACTTTTCAAAGGCTATAATATGGACATACACAACCAAATTTTCTATACAACTTTGTGTTCGTGCATTCTTAGTTTGACAG GTCTTATATTACAAGGCCATCTACTTCCTgcaattgattttgtttatgttCACAAGGATTGTTTCTTTGACATAGCATTTCTCTCCACT GTAGCAACTGCtagtcaattttttatttcttacaCAATTCGCACTTTCGGAGCTCTGACCTTTGCCACCATAATGACAACAAGACAG ttGGTCAGCATCATGCTATCTTGTGTATGGTTTTCTCATCCTCTTAGCTGGGAACAGTGTACTGGAGCT GTTTTGGTCTTTGGTTCGATATATGCTAGAAGCTTCCTGAGAAATGCACCTCAGAAACCATCAACTTCCGAAACGGTAGAGAGCCGATCTTCAAGCCCCACGAGCCAATTGTCAAGCCCCGGGAATCGATCGTCAAGCCCCATGAATCGATCGTCAAGCCCCATGAAGGAGGGTCCATGA
- the LOC111795055 gene encoding uncharacterized protein LOC111795055, which translates to MSQGPTFFLKHPLYLPPFSLPLEQPGETMEDLSSLWRFQENVEELKQKLMQTTFELESLKMEANEESIKNKEKVKSLLLLLQAAYEERDEARDQLQKLMSKFVPTTTATELPALLLFQAESPLNIPTKANSSITESNSLYETYNHQSYGSSPADSFFDGVSSPDFSTANMADSCKMSFVNQPYVTEYNAPQPLATGVDTPKTEKPDPFSAVIDDLVKGKALPQKGKLLQAVTEAGPLLQTLLVAGPLPQWRNPPPLQAFKIPSLLVNGCNTKNINQHLPSKPSSPSPKPLHSLFHTEMSRGSSQICSASSMFSFNNGPSGSCFNSALLMAPNVNTQILAAKRQKIQ; encoded by the exons ATGTCTCAAGGTCcaactttctttcttaaaCACCCCCTATATCTTCCTCCCTTCTCACTCCCTCTTGAGCAACCAGGAGAAACCATGGAGGACTTGAGCAGTTTGTGGAGATTTCAGGAG AACGTGGAGGAGTTGAAGCAGAAACTCATGCAGACGACTTTCGAACTAGAGTCCTTAAAAATGGAAGCAAATGAAGAAAGTATAAAGAACAAAGAGAAAGTGAAGAGCTTACTTCTTCTCCTGCAGGCAGCATATGAAGAAAGAGACGAAGCAAGAGATCAGCTGCAGAAACTGATGAGCAAATTTGTGCCAACTACTACTGCAACTGAATTACCAGCTCTGCTTCTTTTCCAAGCTGAAAGTCCTCTCAACATACCCACCAAAGCAAATTCAAGCATCACAGAATCAAACAGTCTCTATGAAACTTATAATCACCAATCTTATGGTTCTTCACCAGCAGATTCTTTCTTTGATGGAGTTTCATCACCAGATTTCTCTACTGCAAACATGGCTGATTCATGCAAAATGAGCTTTGTAAATCAGCCATATGTCACGGAGTATAATGCCCCGCAGCCTCTGGCCACAGGCGTGGACACTCCCAAAACAGAAAAGCCCGATCCATTTTCTGCAGTGATTGATGATCTTGTAAAGGGAAAAGCGTTACCTCAGAAAGGCAAGCTTCTGCAAGCTGTTACAGAAGCAGGACCTTTACTTCAGACGCTTCTGGTTGCTGGACCGCTTCCCCAATGGCGTAATCCTCCGCCATTGCAAGCCTTCAAGATTCCTTCTCTTCTAGTGAATGGCTGCAACACTAAGAACATCAATCAACACCTTCCTTCAAAACCCAGTAGCCCTTCCCCAAAGCCACTGCATTCTCTTTTTCACACTGAAATGTCTCGTGGATCTTCTCAAATTTGTTCAGCTTCTTCCATGTTTAGCTTCAACAATGGCCCTTctggttcttgcttcaacagtGCCTTGCTTATGGCTCCAAATGTTAACACTCAGATTCTAGCAGCAAAGAGACAGAAAATTCAATGA
- the LOC111794491 gene encoding very-long-chain (3R)-3-hydroxyacyl-CoA dehydratase 2 yields MSRLSNFYLLTYNSLQAFGWTISLYRLLDSFVATKSTSGAYSSVGELICFLQTAAFLEIIHGAIGLVPTGVLLPLMQWGGRVHFLVAVVRQLHEVQQLPSVFITFLAWSLSEVIRYSHHALNCLGVGLFWLTYLRYTAFIILYPIGVTIGEMWLMYQAIPFMIKNNLYADAFGKLPFSYYNAIKVLLFVYPLFFLKLYLHLFKQRKSKLGKQHKKKRN; encoded by the exons ATGTCTCGCCTATCGAACTTCTATCTGCTAACTTACAACTCCCTCCAAGCTTTTGGCTG GACGATTTCTCTTTACAGACTTCTAGACAGTTTTGTAGCCACCAAATCTACTAGTGGTGCTTACTCTTCTGTGGGAGAACTTATCT GTTTCCTGCAAACTGCTGCATTCTTGGAAATTATTCATGGAGCTATTG GCTTGGTACCAACTGGAGTGTTGCTTCCTCTAATGCAATGGGGCGGGAGGGTTCATTTTCTGGTTGCAGTTGTTCGTCAACTTCACGAG GTTCAACAGTTGCCTTCTGTTTTCATCACTTTCCTGGCTTGGAGCTTATCTGAG GTCATCAGATATTCTCATCATGCTTTGAATTGCTTGGGAGTTGGCCTATTTTGGCTTACATATCTTAG GTACACTGCCTTCATAATTCTCTATCCAATTGGAGTGACAATTGGTGAAA TGTGGCTCATGTACCAAGCAATTCCTTTTATGATAAAGAACAACCTCTATGCAGATGCCTTCGGTAAACTTCCCTTCAGCTATTACAATGCCATCAAG GTTCTGCTTTTTGTCTACCcactatttttcttgaaactgTACCTACATTTGTTCAAGCAAAGGAAATCAAAATTGGGCAAGCAGcacaagaagaagagaaactGA